Proteins from a genomic interval of Rhizobium rhododendri:
- the ltrA gene encoding group II intron reverse transcriptase/maturase, whose amino-acid sequence MKVQHGEEVANHSDPESCGAHREVCVEALTGETGRPAIEPRNDQFGMPTLLSEAEGNTVHGVNRKPCPDPARSETLCMPGSLSYGSSEISSVSSANGLDGTGKVVDHKPVIDADEKSDTPIVLQKLPNKGDDLAEAMEGRGVIGGNAVETPACRTQSRIKHASMGIEGVREAAKRNPKMRFTALMHHITPTLLVKSFHALRKQAASGVDGVTWYDYEKTLEGRVHELHREIQSGAYRAQPSRRVYIPKNDGRLRPLGIAALEEKVVQMAVSTVLNAIYEQDFLGFSYGFRQGRGQHDALDALWVGIDKRKINWILDADIRSFYDEIDHEWMLRFLSHRVGDRRLIRLIYKWLKAGTIEDGRRVASTRGTPQGSVISPVLSNIYLHYALDLWVQQWRTRYAKGDVIIVRYADDSVIGFQYEGEAQRFLQALRERLAQFGLQLHPGKTRLIRFGRYAARQCRERGIRKPETFDFLGFTHCCGRRRNDGGFKIVRLTIKKRMRTTLAAIRETLMRRRHEPVAVVGRWLRQMLQGYLNYHAVPDNLRRLGGFRWEVGRAWRHALMRRSQRHRLSWDRFQRLLRKYLPPCRLLHPHPDARFTVTTSDRSRMR is encoded by the coding sequence ATGAAAGTTCAACACGGAGAAGAAGTGGCGAATCACTCTGACCCCGAGTCATGCGGGGCACATCGCGAGGTGTGCGTCGAAGCGTTGACAGGGGAAACCGGCAGGCCGGCCATTGAGCCGCGAAATGATCAATTCGGGATGCCGACGCTGTTAAGCGAAGCGGAAGGCAACACGGTGCATGGCGTCAATCGCAAGCCATGTCCCGATCCCGCGCGGTCGGAGACCCTGTGCATGCCGGGAAGTCTTTCATACGGAAGCAGCGAGATCTCATCAGTGTCCAGTGCGAATGGACTGGACGGGACTGGGAAGGTCGTTGACCACAAGCCAGTCATCGACGCTGATGAGAAGTCGGATACGCCCATAGTACTGCAGAAGTTGCCGAACAAAGGAGATGATCTCGCGGAGGCAATGGAGGGAAGGGGTGTAATCGGAGGGAACGCCGTCGAGACTCCAGCGTGCCGGACGCAGAGCCGGATAAAACACGCTTCGATGGGGATCGAAGGTGTACGGGAAGCCGCCAAACGGAACCCGAAGATGCGTTTCACGGCGCTGATGCACCACATCACTCCGACGCTATTGGTGAAGAGCTTTCATGCGCTTCGCAAGCAGGCGGCGAGTGGAGTGGACGGCGTGACGTGGTACGACTATGAGAAGACACTCGAAGGGCGCGTGCACGAACTACATCGGGAGATTCAGTCCGGTGCGTATCGTGCACAACCGTCCCGACGGGTCTACATTCCGAAGAATGACGGAAGACTCCGTCCACTCGGTATTGCAGCGTTGGAAGAAAAAGTCGTGCAGATGGCCGTGTCCACGGTTCTGAACGCGATCTATGAGCAAGACTTCCTCGGCTTCTCATACGGGTTCCGACAAGGAAGGGGACAGCATGACGCGCTGGACGCCTTGTGGGTTGGGATCGACAAGCGGAAGATCAACTGGATATTGGACGCGGATATTCGCTCGTTTTACGATGAAATCGATCACGAGTGGATGCTCCGTTTCCTGTCGCATCGAGTTGGTGACCGCCGGCTGATACGTCTGATCTACAAATGGTTGAAAGCGGGCACGATTGAGGATGGCCGCCGCGTGGCATCGACGCGAGGAACTCCCCAAGGATCTGTAATTAGCCCCGTGCTATCGAATATCTATCTGCATTACGCATTGGATTTATGGGTCCAGCAGTGGCGTACTCGATACGCTAAAGGCGACGTGATCATTGTACGTTATGCCGACGACAGCGTGATTGGGTTCCAGTACGAAGGAGAGGCGCAGCGCTTTCTGCAAGCATTGCGGGAGCGTCTCGCTCAGTTCGGCTTGCAACTACACCCGGGAAAGACGCGGCTGATACGCTTTGGGCGGTATGCTGCGCGACAATGCCGGGAACGTGGTATCCGCAAGCCAGAGACTTTCGACTTTCTGGGATTCACGCACTGCTGCGGCAGGCGGCGCAATGATGGAGGCTTCAAGATTGTCCGTCTGACAATTAAGAAGCGAATGCGCACGACGCTGGCGGCCATTCGGGAAACGCTAATGCGACGGCGCCATGAACCCGTGGCTGTAGTAGGTCGGTGGCTAAGGCAAATGTTACAGGGGTATTTGAACTACCATGCGGTGCCCGACAATCTGAGAAGATTGGGAGGGTTCCGCTGGGAAGTTGGTCGCGCCTGGCGACACGCTTTGATGCGTCGAAGCCAGCGACACCGGCTGTCTTGGGATCGTTTCCAAAGGCTGCTTCGCAAGTACCTGCCGCCATGTCGTCTGCTGCACCCGCATCCAGATGCTCGGTTCACCGTCACAACATCCGATAGGAGCCGTATGCGGTAG
- a CDS encoding class I SAM-dependent methyltransferase, translated as MAIESAENVMQIYRTRFGDTGLQKRNRVWKVLCANYFNARVIKDGSILDLACGYGEFINNIDVHKKYAVDLNPEAATYLDNAVNFESSMADRLSHIPSNTLDRVFTSNFLEHLPDKKTCDLVLKEILRVLKPGGQFIVLGPNIKYAYKEYWDFYDHYLELSHISLAEGLKMNGYNVVENIGRFLPFTMANKQPTHDLLIKAYLAIPLAWRFFGKQFLVTAEKPL; from the coding sequence ATGGCGATCGAGTCGGCCGAGAATGTCATGCAAATTTACCGGACACGCTTCGGTGATACCGGGCTGCAGAAGCGCAATCGTGTTTGGAAAGTTTTGTGTGCAAACTATTTTAATGCCCGGGTGATAAAAGACGGCAGCATTTTGGATCTTGCCTGCGGCTACGGCGAGTTTATCAACAATATCGATGTGCATAAAAAATATGCCGTTGACCTCAACCCTGAGGCCGCAACTTACCTGGACAACGCTGTAAATTTTGAGTCATCGATGGCGGATCGCCTTTCCCACATCCCGTCAAACACGCTTGATCGTGTTTTCACATCGAACTTTCTTGAACACCTGCCGGATAAAAAGACGTGCGATCTCGTGTTGAAGGAAATCTTGCGCGTACTAAAGCCAGGCGGCCAGTTTATAGTTTTGGGGCCGAACATTAAATATGCCTACAAAGAGTATTGGGATTTCTACGATCACTATTTAGAACTATCTCACATTTCTCTGGCAGAGGGACTAAAAATGAATGGTTATAACGTCGTCGAAAATATTGGTCGGTTTCTGCCGTTTACAATGGCCAACAAACAGCCTACGCATGACCTCTTGATCAAAGCCTATCTAGCGATACCGTTAGCTTGGCGTTTTTTCGGGAAGCAGTTTCTTGTTACGGCAGAAAAGCCATTATAA
- a CDS encoding IS630 family transposase: protein MRTGISFTVSPTDHQRLMALTRDRNAPQKHVWRAEIILLSADGVGTVEIMRQTGKSKTCVWRWQERFATEGVEGLLRDKTRPSRIVRLGPDVAERVVALTLADPPGETTHWTADMMATAAGISASAVRRIWKAHGLAPHRWRQFKLSNDPKFVDKLRDVVGLYVDPPAHAVVLSVDEKSQIQALDRTQPGLPMKKGRLGTMTHDYKRHGTTTLFAALNVLDGTVIGRNMQRHRHQEFIRFLNAINAQVPDDKAVHVILDNYAAHKHPKVRAWLDRHERFTFHFTPTSSSWLNAVEGFFARLSKRRLKRGVFHSVVDLQAAINRFLVEHNKKPKPFTWTADPDKIIAAVKRGHQALDSIH from the coding sequence ATGCGCACAGGAATATCGTTCACCGTTTCGCCAACAGATCACCAACGCCTGATGGCCTTGACCAGGGATCGCAATGCGCCCCAAAAGCACGTCTGGCGGGCCGAGATCATCCTGCTGAGTGCCGATGGCGTCGGGACTGTCGAGATTATGCGCCAGACCGGCAAATCGAAGACCTGCGTATGGCGCTGGCAAGAGCGCTTCGCCACAGAAGGCGTCGAGGGTCTCCTGCGCGACAAGACGCGGCCGTCGCGTATTGTGCGGCTCGGACCCGATGTCGCCGAGCGTGTGGTGGCCCTGACGCTGGCTGATCCGCCGGGCGAGACGACGCACTGGACGGCCGACATGATGGCGACGGCCGCCGGCATCAGCGCCAGCGCAGTCAGGCGTATCTGGAAAGCGCATGGCCTCGCACCTCATCGGTGGCGGCAGTTCAAATTGTCCAACGACCCGAAATTCGTCGACAAGCTGCGAGACGTTGTCGGCCTCTATGTTGATCCGCCAGCCCACGCCGTCGTGTTGTCGGTCGATGAGAAAAGCCAAATCCAGGCGCTCGACCGCACCCAGCCGGGCCTGCCGATGAAGAAGGGTCGGCTCGGCACCATGACCCACGACTACAAGCGGCACGGCACAACCACGCTGTTTGCCGCCCTCAACGTGCTCGACGGCACCGTCATCGGCCGCAACATGCAGCGTCATCGTCATCAGGAGTTCATCCGCTTCCTCAACGCCATTAACGCCCAGGTGCCGGACGACAAGGCCGTCCACGTCATCCTCGACAACTATGCTGCCCACAAGCATCCCAAGGTGAGAGCCTGGCTCGACCGTCACGAGCGTTTCACCTTCCACTTCACTCCGACTTCAAGCTCATGGCTCAACGCGGTGGAGGGTTTCTTCGCCAGGCTGTCGAAGCGGCGTCTGAAACGCGGCGTTTTCCATTCCGTCGTCGATCTCCAGGCCGCCATCAACCGTTTCCTCGTTGAGCACAACAAAAAGCCAAAGCCCTTCACTTGGACCGCCGATCCCGACAAAATCATCGCCGCCGTTAAACGCGGGCACCAAGCGTTAGATTCCATCCACTAG
- a CDS encoding class I SAM-dependent methyltransferase, whose amino-acid sequence MSADWIIDAGLRWPEDVLTVGEEVLHCLLPAQIAPKRWSLSDYKSPPSGLSSRDMREIAASRLAGVGLEIGALASPFPVPLSCDVLYGDRYTYEEIREIYSGEPTDDLVIPTIMTDFSSLEGVGASSLDFIIASHVVEHTRDPIRAIVHSYRCLREGGTLLLVVPDKRRTFDRLRPETTLEHLVLDYFDPSLDRDMKHFEEFYSLAYTSEMPLPKTCKEAMSSGASIHYHVWEYNGFLNLVDYIRKNFAPFRSVWSHETLALEQHDFEFYIALTK is encoded by the coding sequence ATGAGTGCCGACTGGATTATTGATGCGGGGCTTCGTTGGCCTGAAGACGTACTGACGGTGGGCGAGGAAGTATTGCACTGCTTGCTGCCCGCCCAAATTGCTCCGAAGCGCTGGAGTCTATCTGACTATAAGAGCCCTCCGAGCGGTCTCAGCAGCCGCGATATGCGCGAGATAGCTGCATCGAGACTAGCTGGAGTAGGGTTGGAAATCGGGGCGTTAGCGAGTCCTTTTCCTGTTCCCCTAAGTTGCGATGTGCTGTATGGAGATCGCTATACTTATGAGGAGATACGAGAGATATATTCAGGCGAGCCGACCGATGACCTAGTTATACCTACAATAATGACGGATTTTTCTAGTCTTGAAGGGGTCGGCGCCTCATCTCTGGATTTTATCATTGCGTCCCATGTGGTCGAGCACACGCGTGATCCGATACGAGCGATTGTTCATTCATATCGATGTTTGCGCGAAGGGGGTACACTCCTTCTGGTTGTGCCCGATAAGCGACGAACTTTTGACCGACTTCGTCCAGAAACGACGCTCGAGCATTTAGTTCTTGATTACTTTGATCCAAGCTTGGACCGCGACATGAAACATTTTGAGGAATTTTATTCACTTGCGTACACGAGTGAGATGCCTCTTCCTAAGACATGTAAGGAAGCGATGAGTAGTGGAGCTTCAATCCATTACCACGTCTGGGAATATAACGGCTTTTTAAATCTCGTTGATTATATTCGGAAGAACTTTGCTCCATTCCGGAGCGTTTGGTCTCATGAAACTCTCGCCCTAGAGCAGCACGATTTCGAATTTTACATAGCGCTGACAAAATAA
- a CDS encoding HEPN domain-containing protein yields MTFPEQLDHLPPTKRRELSRIVQIIFEEFEDAQKTKLSEKGRAGRILKLILFGSYARGDWVEDHNSGYRSDYDLLAVVNTNRFAEESDVWLKIDEHLTQEFAVTRHLQTPAKVIVHSLPDVNDKLARGLPFFVDIARDGITLYEVPGHPLTKPKPLTPEAQRQEARRHFEQWFPNAKTFSKGASFYLGEGDLKHGAFLAHQSAESLYHCVLLVLTLYSPKSHRLGMLRTHAERIDPLLIEAWPRDTKFATRSFTRLDRAYVDARYSAHYEITKEELDWLVDRIKQLQDIVAQICAERLK; encoded by the coding sequence TTGACCTTCCCCGAGCAACTCGATCATCTGCCCCCCACAAAACGCCGCGAGCTTTCTCGCATCGTGCAGATCATTTTTGAGGAGTTCGAGGACGCCCAGAAAACCAAGCTCTCCGAAAAAGGTCGCGCTGGACGGATTCTGAAGCTGATCCTGTTCGGCTCCTATGCCCGTGGTGACTGGGTGGAAGACCACAACAGCGGTTACCGCTCCGACTACGATCTGCTTGCCGTCGTCAACACCAACCGATTCGCTGAGGAGAGCGACGTCTGGCTGAAGATCGACGAACACTTGACACAAGAGTTTGCCGTTACCCGGCACCTCCAGACGCCGGCCAAAGTCATCGTTCATAGCCTCCCGGACGTAAATGATAAACTAGCCCGCGGCCTGCCCTTCTTTGTCGACATCGCCCGTGATGGGATCACGCTATACGAAGTCCCTGGGCATCCGCTAACCAAGCCAAAGCCACTGACGCCAGAGGCTCAGCGCCAAGAGGCGCGACGGCATTTCGAACAGTGGTTTCCAAATGCTAAAACGTTCTCAAAAGGCGCAAGCTTTTATCTCGGCGAAGGGGATCTAAAGCACGGCGCCTTTTTGGCGCACCAATCAGCAGAAAGCTTGTATCACTGTGTCCTTCTCGTCTTGACCCTGTATAGCCCGAAATCGCACCGCCTTGGCATGCTCAGAACCCATGCGGAGCGCATCGATCCACTCTTAATTGAGGCTTGGCCGCGCGACACAAAGTTTGCGACGAGATCCTTCACCCGTCTCGACCGTGCCTATGTCGATGCCCGCTATTCAGCCCACTATGAGATCACCAAGGAAGAGCTTGATTGGCTTGTCGACCGAATCAAGCAGCTTCAAGACATCGTCGCACAGATCTGCGCCGAAAGGCTTAAATGA
- a CDS encoding plasmid pRiA4b ORF-3 family protein, which translates to MAGPLVRLKITLDDVDPLVMRRVVVPFRIRLDRLHEVLQEAFGWTNSHLYEFRIRDIGFGVPDGGFDGPIDARKETLLAAIEDIGAKSFKYLYDFGDGWTHTVKIEKVLPATAGFGDPFLLDVVGRCPPEDVGGPWGYEEFREAIADTNHERHHELVEWWGDAHYDPGDVDAANLRKNVEALAAKWKRRSRKKS; encoded by the coding sequence ATGGCAGGTCCTCTCGTTCGCTTAAAGATCACGCTCGATGACGTTGATCCCTTGGTGATGCGGCGCGTTGTCGTCCCATTCCGCATTCGGCTTGACCGGCTTCATGAGGTTCTTCAAGAGGCTTTCGGCTGGACCAACAGCCATCTGTATGAGTTCAGGATCCGTGACATCGGGTTCGGCGTGCCTGATGGCGGCTTTGATGGTCCCATCGATGCACGCAAAGAAACGCTTCTTGCTGCCATCGAAGATATCGGCGCGAAATCATTCAAGTATCTCTATGACTTCGGCGACGGCTGGACGCACACCGTGAAAATCGAAAAGGTTTTACCGGCGACCGCCGGCTTCGGCGATCCCTTCCTGCTTGACGTTGTCGGACGATGTCCACCGGAGGATGTCGGCGGTCCGTGGGGTTATGAAGAGTTCCGCGAGGCCATTGCGGACACCAACCATGAGCGTCACCACGAACTTGTGGAATGGTGGGGCGATGCGCACTACGATCCTGGCGATGTCGACGCCGCCAATCTCCGCAAAAACGTCGAGGCCTTAGCTGCAAAATGGAAGCGCCGATCGCGAAAGAAAAGCTGA
- the tnpC gene encoding IS66 family transposase, translating into METGSGNHRDHAAALEAELAIARSERATALAELAVAKAKEADDQAIILRQKVYIEKLQRELRGQKSERTARLIAQMELMLEDAEAAATEDELAAEMAVAAAAAIAVTGFTRKRPVKKPFPEHLPRERVVVPGPVACSCCGGERLRKLGEDITETMESVPRSWKVIQTVREKFTCRDCEKISQAPAPFHVIPRGWAGPSLLAMMLCDKFGQHIPLNRQVERFALEGVPVSLSTAADAIGACCQVLAPLVRRIESHTFASERIHGDDTTVPVLALGKTVTGRIWSYVKDDAPFGGTAPPSAMFYYSRDRAGEHPQAHLANYSGILQADAYTGYGQLYLPDRSPGPIHEAACWAHARRPFFAQADLEANARRKAQGKNAAVISPVALNMVQRIDALFEIERHINGRTADERKAIRQQLSKPLIDDMEIWIREHRARLSRDNDLAKAFDYMLNRWESFIRFLDDGRICLSNNCAERSLRGVALGRKAWLFAGSDRGGQRAAAMYSLIVTAKMNRIDPQAWLADVLARIADHPVSRLDELLPWNWRETTTSPLRQAA; encoded by the coding sequence ATGGAAACCGGCTCGGGAAATCACCGTGATCATGCTGCAGCCCTGGAAGCAGAGCTAGCGATTGCGCGGTCGGAACGGGCTACTGCTTTGGCCGAATTGGCTGTTGCCAAGGCCAAGGAGGCCGACGATCAGGCCATCATTCTTCGCCAGAAAGTCTATATCGAAAAGCTGCAACGGGAACTGCGCGGTCAGAAGTCGGAACGGACAGCGCGGCTGATCGCGCAGATGGAGCTGATGCTTGAGGACGCCGAAGCGGCGGCGACTGAAGATGAGCTTGCCGCCGAAATGGCCGTTGCTGCAGCTGCTGCGATTGCGGTCACCGGCTTTACGCGCAAGCGGCCCGTCAAGAAGCCTTTCCCGGAACATCTTCCGCGTGAGCGTGTCGTGGTGCCTGGTCCGGTTGCCTGCAGCTGCTGTGGCGGTGAACGGCTTCGCAAGCTCGGCGAAGACATCACCGAAACGATGGAGAGCGTACCGCGTAGCTGGAAGGTCATTCAGACGGTGCGGGAAAAGTTCACCTGCCGTGACTGCGAGAAGATCAGTCAGGCACCTGCACCCTTCCATGTCATACCGAGAGGATGGGCGGGTCCGAGCCTTTTGGCGATGATGCTCTGCGACAAGTTCGGCCAGCACATTCCCCTCAATCGCCAGGTCGAACGTTTTGCCCTGGAAGGTGTGCCAGTCAGTCTGTCGACAGCAGCAGACGCGATTGGCGCGTGCTGCCAGGTCCTTGCCCCGCTTGTGAGGCGGATTGAAAGCCATACGTTCGCGTCTGAACGGATCCACGGTGATGATACGACCGTGCCGGTTCTCGCTCTCGGCAAGACCGTCACCGGTCGGATATGGAGCTACGTCAAGGACGATGCTCCGTTTGGCGGAACGGCGCCTCCGTCGGCGATGTTCTATTATTCCCGGGACCGGGCCGGCGAACATCCACAGGCGCATCTGGCCAATTATAGCGGCATCCTTCAGGCGGATGCCTATACGGGCTATGGCCAGCTCTATCTTCCTGATCGAAGTCCGGGCCCGATTCATGAGGCGGCGTGTTGGGCGCATGCGAGGCGACCATTCTTTGCGCAAGCCGATTTGGAGGCCAACGCGCGCCGAAAAGCGCAGGGTAAAAATGCCGCCGTCATCTCGCCGGTCGCCTTGAACATGGTGCAGCGGATCGACGCACTGTTCGAAATCGAGCGCCATATCAATGGCCGTACGGCCGATGAGAGAAAAGCAATCCGCCAGCAGTTGTCAAAACCGCTGATCGACGACATGGAGATATGGATACGCGAACACCGCGCCAGGTTGTCGCGCGACAATGACTTGGCAAAGGCGTTTGACTACATGCTGAACCGCTGGGAATCCTTCATTCGTTTCCTCGACGACGGGCGCATTTGCCTGTCGAACAATTGTGCGGAGCGATCTCTGCGCGGTGTGGCGCTCGGTCGGAAAGCCTGGCTATTTGCCGGTTCCGATCGAGGGGGCCAGCGGGCGGCGGCCATGTACAGCCTGATCGTCACCGCGAAAATGAATCGCATTGACCCACAGGCCTGGCTTGCCGATGTCCTTGCCCGCATCGCCGACCATCCAGTCAGCCGTCTTGATGAGCTTCTCCCCTGGAATTGGCGGGAAACCACAACATCGCCACTGAGGCAGGCGGCCTGA
- the tnpB gene encoding IS66 family insertion sequence element accessory protein TnpB (TnpB, as the term is used for proteins encoded by IS66 family insertion elements, is considered an accessory protein, since TnpC, encoded by a neighboring gene, is a DDE family transposase.), with product MIPISSSVRVWIASGHCDMRKGMQGLALIVQEGLGRDPFKGDVFVFRGKSGRLIKALWHDGIGLSLYAKRLERGRFIWPATEGGAIALTAGQMSYLLEGIDWRNPQQTWRPTSAG from the coding sequence ATGATCCCGATCAGTTCGAGCGTGCGTGTTTGGATTGCGAGCGGCCATTGCGATATGCGCAAAGGGATGCAGGGTCTTGCTCTGATCGTGCAGGAAGGTCTGGGCCGTGATCCGTTCAAGGGGGACGTTTTTGTCTTCCGGGGGAAAAGTGGCCGGCTGATCAAGGCTCTTTGGCATGACGGAATTGGCCTTTCGCTATACGCAAAGCGGCTTGAGCGCGGCCGTTTCATTTGGCCGGCGACGGAGGGTGGAGCGATTGCGCTGACGGCTGGCCAGATGTCCTATCTGCTTGAGGGAATTGACTGGCGAAACCCGCAGCAGACATGGCGCCCGACGAGCGCGGGATAG
- the tnpA gene encoding IS66-like element accessory protein TnpA, translated as MAQAILLTGQERRRRWSPADRLEILEAAFAPGANVSEVARRFDVSTGLLYTWRRQALSAAVTDGPAFVPATVVGAAGGGDVVAATIAVDFANGTKVRISSGAPCDLAAAVMRALK; from the coding sequence ATGGCACAGGCCATTTTGCTGACGGGTCAAGAACGGCGTCGTCGTTGGTCACCGGCTGATCGGCTGGAAATTCTGGAGGCAGCATTCGCGCCGGGTGCAAATGTGTCGGAGGTAGCGCGTCGTTTTGATGTTTCGACGGGGCTGCTCTACACGTGGCGCCGCCAGGCGCTGTCGGCTGCGGTGACGGATGGTCCTGCCTTCGTGCCCGCGACGGTCGTGGGTGCCGCGGGCGGTGGCGATGTCGTTGCGGCGACGATCGCTGTGGACTTTGCGAACGGTACCAAGGTGAGGATTTCGTCCGGGGCACCTTGTGATCTTGCCGCAGCAGTAATGCGAGCGCTCAAATGA
- a CDS encoding type II toxin-antitoxin system Phd/YefM family antitoxin: MRASTHNDMSWTVAGAKARLSEVMERAQAAPQTITRNGKPSVVVVSAEEWEKKTARRGSLAEFLLASPLRGADMDIERLSDEPRDLSL, encoded by the coding sequence ATGCGCGCATCAACGCACAATGATATGAGCTGGACGGTTGCGGGAGCAAAGGCGAGACTCTCGGAGGTGATGGAGCGCGCGCAGGCAGCGCCTCAGACCATTACCCGCAACGGGAAGCCGAGCGTGGTGGTCGTCTCTGCCGAGGAGTGGGAGAAGAAGACCGCGCGTAGGGGATCGCTTGCGGAATTTCTATTGGCATCGCCTCTGCGTGGCGCCGATATGGACATTGAGCGACTAAGCGACGAGCCGCGCGACTTGTCCCTATGA
- a CDS encoding type II toxin-antitoxin system VapC family toxin has protein sequence MRLLLDTNVLSEVTKPRPAECVLNWLHGLDEDRTFISIVSIAEIRRGVALMDIGRKRDALDTWLTHDLPQRFDNRIIPVEAHLALAWGDLMALAKRSGRGLASMDGLIAATAVARDLTLATRNTKDFEGFGIDLVDPWEV, from the coding sequence ATGAGACTGCTCCTCGACACCAATGTTCTGTCCGAAGTTACAAAACCTCGCCCGGCTGAATGTGTCTTGAATTGGCTTCACGGGCTTGACGAGGATCGCACATTCATCAGCATAGTCTCGATTGCCGAAATCCGCCGCGGCGTTGCGCTGATGGACATTGGGCGAAAGCGCGACGCCTTGGACACGTGGCTTACGCATGATCTGCCACAACGTTTTGACAACAGGATTATTCCGGTCGAAGCGCATCTTGCCTTGGCTTGGGGTGACCTCATGGCTCTCGCCAAGCGAAGCGGGCGGGGACTGGCATCCATGGACGGTCTGATCGCTGCCACCGCCGTCGCTCGCGATTTGACGCTTGCGACACGCAATACAAAGGATTTCGAAGGCTTCGGAATAGACCTCGTTGACCCATGGGAGGTCTGA
- a CDS encoding IS5 family transposase has product MRGSDDQTAGLFSYVSCEARVPANHPLRPIRAIVDEALEVLSPDFEGMYSAIGRPSIPPEKLLRALLLQAFYTIRSERQLMEQMDYNLLFRWFVGLSMDAPIWDVTVFTKNRERLLAGDIAAKFLAALLSQPRVKALLSDDHFSVDGTLIEAWASMKSFKPRDGADGSDTDDSGSGAEGKQPPKAAGRNSERDFHGEKRSNATHASTTDPDARLYKKARGQAAKLCHMGHVIMENRNGLVVDATLTHASGTAEREAALDMVGRMDGRHRITLAADKAYDTADFVEALRDAKVTPHVAQNTTNRRSAIDGRTTHHPGYGVSQRIRKRIEEVFGWAKTSGGMRKTRHRGNDRVGWMFTLTATAYNLVRIPKLLATA; this is encoded by the coding sequence ATGCGCGGCAGTGATGACCAGACGGCGGGTCTGTTTTCTTATGTAAGCTGCGAAGCCCGCGTTCCGGCAAACCATCCGCTGCGGCCGATACGTGCCATCGTAGACGAGGCGCTGGAAGTTCTGTCCCCGGATTTCGAGGGGATGTATTCAGCGATCGGCCGGCCGTCGATCCCGCCGGAGAAGCTGCTGCGCGCTCTGTTGTTGCAGGCCTTCTACACGATCCGCTCTGAGCGTCAGCTCATGGAGCAGATGGACTACAATCTGCTGTTCCGCTGGTTCGTGGGCTTGTCGATGGACGCGCCGATCTGGGACGTCACCGTGTTCACCAAGAACCGTGAGCGGCTCTTGGCTGGCGACATCGCCGCCAAGTTTCTAGCCGCTTTGCTAAGCCAGCCGCGGGTTAAGGCATTGCTGTCAGACGACCACTTCTCGGTGGACGGCACCTTGATCGAAGCCTGGGCCAGCATGAAGAGCTTCAAACCCAGGGACGGCGCAGATGGTAGCGACACTGACGACAGCGGCTCTGGCGCTGAAGGGAAACAGCCGCCAAAGGCCGCAGGCCGCAACTCTGAGCGTGATTTCCACGGTGAGAAGCGCAGCAACGCAACCCATGCGTCGACCACTGACCCGGATGCCAGGCTTTACAAGAAGGCCCGTGGCCAGGCGGCCAAGCTTTGCCACATGGGTCACGTCATAATGGAAAACCGCAACGGCCTGGTTGTCGACGCCACGCTGACCCATGCGAGTGGAACCGCAGAGCGCGAGGCAGCTCTGGATATGGTGGGTCGCATGGATGGTCGTCACCGCATCACATTGGCTGCAGACAAAGCCTACGATACTGCCGACTTCGTCGAAGCCTTGCGGGACGCAAAGGTGACGCCACACGTCGCCCAGAACACGACGAACCGACGCTCGGCAATTGATGGTCGGACCACCCATCATCCCGGCTACGGTGTCAGTCAGCGCATTCGCAAGCGCATCGAAGAAGTGTTTGGCTGGGCCAAGACCAGCGGCGGAATGCGCAAGACCCGGCATCGCGGAAATGATCGCGTCGGCTGGATGTTCACCCTGACAGCCACCGCCTATAATCTGGTGAGAATTCCAAAGCTGCTGGCGACGGCATAA